A stretch of the Esox lucius isolate fEsoLuc1 chromosome 2, fEsoLuc1.pri, whole genome shotgun sequence genome encodes the following:
- the LOC105008395 gene encoding zinc finger protein 319, whose amino-acid sequence MTEAWQQQHPVAPPPTVVHNLPPGSDSALGCAVYGIVLQQDGASLQQQQQQQPPQHGQGAQQHPVAAQQPSLQAGGEGGHKCGACGHDISHLANPHEHQCMGGSDRSFQCTQCMKIFSQATDLLEHQCVQVEQKPFVCGVCKMGFSLLTSLAQHHNSHNNGNNPMKCSICEKTYRPGSGGNTPTSSAANPSTGEASSGGAACGASAPTAFEASGPDRPYKCSVCHKSFRHLSELTRHERVHTGEKPYKCDTCDKSFSQSSHLAHHQRTHSSERPYKCAVCEKCFKHRSHLVRHMYAHSGEHLFKCNLCEMHFKESSELLHHQCQPTGTADRPFRCGSCGKGFKRPSDLRQHERTHSEERPFQCEECQMSFKQQYALVRHRRTHKNPADRPFKCNLCDKGFLQPSHLLYHQHVHGMESLFKCASCQKGFSQSGELLRHKCTGSGSASGSAVTPAPEKPYKCDVCGKGYKKKSTLQRHQNSSCQEKPLKCSLCNRRFLSSSEFVTHRCDPSREKPLKCPDCEKRFKYSSELQRHRRVHTGEKPYKCSSCDKSFKQREHLVKHQVVHSREAQFKCVWCGERFVNLGALQEHTVQHTAEGGGYPAAPCIQ is encoded by the coding sequence ATGACGGAGGCGTGGCAGCAGCAGCATCCGGTAGCGCCCCCGCCCACTGTGGTGCACAACCTCCCGCCGGGCTCCGACAGCGCACTGGGTTGCGCCGTCTACGGCATCGTCCTGCAGCAGGACGGCGCCTCcctccagcagcagcagcagcagcagccgcCGCAGCACGGCCAGGGGGCCCAGCAGCACCCTGTGGCCGCCCAGCAGCCCTCGTTGCAGGCGGGGGGCGAAGGAGGGCACAAGTGCGGGGCGTGCGGCCATGACATATCCCACCTGGCTAACCCACACGAGCACCAGTGCATGGGCGGCAGCGACCGGTCGTTCCAGTGTACCCAGTGCATGAAGATCTTCAGCCAGGCCACGGACCTGCTGGAGCACCAGTGCGTGCAGGTGGAGCAGAAGCCGTTCGTTTGCGGCGTGTGCAAGATGGGCTTCTCCCTGCTCACCTCTCTGGCGCAGCACCACAACTCCCACAACAACGGCAACAACCCCATGAAGTGCTCCATCTGCGAGAAGACCTACCGCCCGGGGTCGGGCGGCAACACGCCGACCTCCTCCGCCGCCAACCCGTCCACGGGCGAGGCCTCCAGTGGCGGCGCGGCTTGTGGCGCCTCCGCACCCACGGCGTTCGAGGCGTCGGGGCCGGACAGGCCCTACAAGTGCTCTGTGTGCCACAAGAGCTTCCGGCACCTGTCTGAGCTGACGCGCCACGAGCGGGTGCACACGGGCGAGAAGCCCTACAAGTGTGACACCTGCGACAAGAGCTTCAGCCAGTCCTCCCACCTGGCCCACCACCAGCGCAcgcacagctccgagcggccgtaCAAGTGTGCCGTCTGCGAGAAGTGCTTCAAGCACCGCTCGCACCTCGTGCGGCACATGTACGCCCACTCTGGGGAGCACCTGTTCAAGTGCAACCTGTGCGAGATGCACTTCAAGGAGTCGTCGGAGCTCCTCCACCACCAGTGCCAGCCCACGGGGACCGCCGACCGGCCGTTCCGCTGCGGCTCCTGCGGCAAGGGCTTCAAGCGGCCGTCCGACCTGCGGCAGCACGAACGCACGCACTCCGAAGAGCGCCCGTTCCAGTGCGAGGAGTGCCAGATGAGCTTCAAGCAGCAGTACGCCCTGGTCCGTCACCGGCGCACGCACAAGAACCCTGCCGACCGGCCGTTCAAGTGCAACCTGTGTGACAAGGGCTTCCTGCAGCCCTCCCACCTGCTCTACCACCAGCACGTCCACGGCATGGAGAGCCTGTTCAAGTGCGCCTCCTGCCAGAAGGGCTTCAGCCAGTCCGGCGAGCTGCTCCGGCACAAATGCACTGGCTCGGGATCGGCGTCCGGCTCCGCGGTCACGCCGGCGCCGGAGAAACCCTACAAATGTGACGTGTGCGGCAAAGGCTACAAGAAGAAATCCACGCTGCAGCGCCACCAGAACTCCAGCTGCCAGGAGAAGCCGCTGAAGTGCTCCCTGTGCAACCGGCGCTTCCTGTCGTCGTCCGAGTTCGTGACCCACCGATGCGACCCGTCCCGCGAGAAGCCGCTGAAGTGCCCCGACTGCGAGAAGCGCTTTAAGTACTCTTCGGAGCTGCAGCGCCACCGGCGCGTTCACACCGGCGAGAAGCCCTACAAGTGCTCCAGCTGCGACAAGAGCTTCAAACAGCGGGAGCACCTGGTCAAGCACCAGGTGGTGCACTCGCGGGAAGCCCagttcaagtgtgtgtggtgcgGGGAGCGCTTTGTGAACCTGGGGGCCCTCCAGGAGCACACGGTCCAGCACACCGCAGAGGGGGGCGGGTACCCGGCCGCGCCCTGCATACAGTGA